In the genome of Entelurus aequoreus isolate RoL-2023_Sb linkage group LG08, RoL_Eaeq_v1.1, whole genome shotgun sequence, one region contains:
- the LOC133656450 gene encoding IST1-like protein, protein MNSKTGKGDNQSAMDPSADQSTQQGYMYQDQPPAYPGVPQHFTYPGQPQVYQGQPQVYPGQPQVYQGQPQVYVDQPQVFQGQPQVYQDQPQVYQGQPQVYQGQPQVYVGQPQVYQGQPQVYVGQPQVYQSEAQVNQSRSDKHRNNRNTTGESGSKCPKCCLKTRDCLMSGECGRALQISSVIAQCALCLRFLFCKSRSQRAPGVLAIVRRTKAARRLGGLFGV, encoded by the exons ATGAACAGCAAGACCGGTAAAGGAGACAATCAGAGTGCCATGGATCCTTCAGCAGATCAAAGTACACAGCAGGGGTACATGTATCAGGATCAGCCCCCGGCGTATCCAGGTGTACCCCAACATTTCACGTATCCGGGCCAGCCCCAAGTTTACCAGGGCCAGCCCCAAGTTTACCCGGGCCAGCCCCAAGTTTACCAGGGCCAGCCTCAAGTTTACGTGGACCAGCCTCAAGTTTTCCAGGGCCAGCCTCAAGTTTACCAGGACCAGCCTCAAGTTTACCAGGGCCAGCCTCAAGTTTACCAGGGCCAGCCTCAAGTTTACGTGGGCCAGCCTCAAGTTTACCAAGGCCAGCCTCAAGTTTACGTGGGCCAGCCTCAAGTTTACCAGAGCGAGGCTCAAGTGAACCAAAGTCGGTCTGATAAGCACCGGAACAACCGGAACACGACCGGTGAGAGCGGAAGCAAATGCCCCAAATGTTGCTTGAAGACGCGTGACTGCCTGATGAGCGGCGAGTGCGGCAGAGCCCTCCAGATCTCCAGCGTCATCGCCCAGTGCGCTTTGTGTCTTCGCTTTTTATTTTGTAAGTCTCG TTCCCAGAGAGCGCCAGGCGTGCTCGCCATTGTGCGGCGTACAAAGGCGGCCAGGCGACTAGGAGGTTTGTTTGGCGTTTAA